The Candidatus Rokuibacteriota bacterium genome includes a region encoding these proteins:
- a CDS encoding NADH-quinone oxidoreductase subunit B produces MEQLFDTIENFPGGWLAVTSTEKLFNWARKGSIWPVTFGLACCAIEMMATFASRFDVERFGMVTWASPRHSDLMIVSGTVTIKMAPMLKRIYDQMPDPKWVISMGSCANSGGPFRHGYHVVKGVDRVVPVDVYVPGCPPTPESLMYGILKLQEQVAAFQRTGQHAQPSPKSD; encoded by the coding sequence GTGGAGCAGCTCTTCGACACGATCGAGAACTTCCCCGGTGGCTGGCTCGCCGTCACATCGACGGAGAAGCTGTTTAACTGGGCGCGGAAGGGGTCCATCTGGCCGGTGACCTTCGGCCTCGCCTGCTGCGCCATCGAGATGATGGCCACCTTCGCCTCGCGCTTCGACGTGGAGCGCTTCGGCATGGTCACCTGGGCTTCGCCGCGCCACTCGGACCTGATGATCGTCTCGGGCACCGTGACCATCAAGATGGCGCCGATGCTCAAGCGGATCTACGACCAGATGCCCGACCCGAAATGGGTCATCTCGATGGGCTCCTGCGCCAACTCGGGTGGCCCGTTCCGCCACGGCTACCACGTGGTGAAGGGGGTGGACCGGGTCGTGCCGGTGGACGTCTATGTGCCGGGCTGCCCGCCGACCCCCGAGTCGCTCATGTACGGGATCCTGAAGCTCCAGGAGCAGGTCGCCGCGTTTCAACGCACCGGCCAGCACGCCCAGCCTTCCCCGAAAAGCGACTAG
- a CDS encoding NADH-quinone oxidoreductase subunit A — translation MSDYLPILIYALLIFAFAVVSLAVAAILRPARPDPQKLMNYECGAEPIGEAWYQYPVGFYLVALVFVMFDVLAVFLFPWALTLRALGLYAVGAMGLFLGILFLGWLYAYREGVLEWK, via the coding sequence GTGTCCGACTATCTTCCGATCCTGATCTACGCGCTCTTGATCTTCGCCTTCGCGGTGGTCTCGCTCGCCGTCGCCGCCATCCTGCGGCCGGCTCGGCCCGACCCCCAGAAGCTCATGAACTACGAGTGCGGGGCAGAGCCGATCGGCGAAGCGTGGTACCAGTACCCGGTTGGGTTCTATCTGGTCGCGCTGGTCTTCGTCATGTTCGATGTCCTCGCGGTCTTCCTCTTTCCCTGGGCCTTGACGCTCAGGGCGCTCGGCCTCTACGCCGTCGGGGCGATGGGGCTCTTTCTCGGGATTCTCTTTCTCGGCTGGCTCTACGCCTACCGCGAAGGGGTGCTGGAGTGGAAGTAA
- a CDS encoding iron-containing redox enzyme family protein: protein MPLSPAEFTAALLKEAQETHPWLHHPLFRMIYEGKLTRSQLQNVIRQQGCFFLDTLRHAAWKIISVGGYTPTFEDLERQRALIPLVVEEGGEDMVGGRTTAHAHLFVRLAEGLGISREEIFNTDYLPTTIIEKNELFLLQSSSTLEALCGGNIATESINPVHMGRMAEALERHYGVPPAALEFYYVHVKVEADHAERAVRIIEKLAATDAEQARGRLAMRRAVAARRICADGMLEAFVGAARG, encoded by the coding sequence ATGCCGCTCTCGCCTGCCGAGTTTACCGCAGCGCTTCTCAAAGAGGCGCAGGAGACGCATCCGTGGCTCCACCACCCGCTCTTCCGCATGATCTATGAAGGGAAGCTGACGCGAAGCCAGCTCCAGAACGTGATCCGGCAGCAGGGGTGCTTCTTCCTCGACACGCTCCGCCATGCCGCCTGGAAGATCATCTCGGTGGGCGGGTACACGCCGACCTTTGAAGATCTCGAGCGCCAGCGCGCCCTGATCCCGCTGGTCGTCGAGGAGGGGGGCGAGGACATGGTCGGGGGCAGGACGACGGCCCACGCCCACCTCTTCGTCAGGCTCGCCGAGGGGCTCGGGATCTCGAGGGAGGAGATATTCAACACCGACTACCTCCCGACGACGATCATCGAGAAGAACGAGCTGTTCCTCCTCCAGAGCTCCTCCACCCTCGAGGCGCTCTGCGGTGGGAACATCGCGACTGAGTCGATCAACCCGGTCCACATGGGACGGATGGCGGAGGCGCTCGAGCGACACTACGGGGTACCGCCTGCCGCGCTCGAGTTCTATTACGTCCACGTGAAGGTCGAAGCCGACCACGCCGAGCGCGCGGTGCGGATCATCGAGAAGCTGGCGGCCACCGACGCGGAGCAGGCGCGCGGGCGCCTCGCCATGCGGCGCGCGGTCGCGGCGCGCCGGATCTGCGCCGACGGGATGCTTGAGGCGTTCGTCGGCGCAGCGAGGGGCTGA
- a CDS encoding ABC transporter permease, with protein sequence MWIQMLRRKPLGTVGGVIVAVMLVAAVFAELLTPYGFAQTNLRERFIAVSAAHWLGTDQLGRDLLTRLIYGARISLFVGFGAVLLGSLIATVLGVLSAYFGGRPDLVLQRAVDAWMAFPPLLLLMSIMSLVGPSVWNITAVLGVAFGIQNSRIIRGVALSIKEHTYIEGARAVGSGHLRITAGHILPNVLPTIIVVATTGLSTVILTEASLSFLGLGIPPPYPTWGGMLSLAGLDHMYQAPWLAIWPAVALSLAVFGFNMLGDALRDLLDPRLKGG encoded by the coding sequence GTGTGGATCCAGATGCTTCGCCGGAAGCCGTTGGGCACTGTCGGCGGAGTCATCGTCGCCGTCATGCTGGTCGCGGCGGTCTTCGCGGAGCTGCTCACGCCGTACGGCTTCGCCCAGACCAACCTCCGGGAGCGGTTCATCGCGGTCAGCGCCGCGCACTGGCTCGGCACCGACCAGCTCGGCCGCGATCTGCTCACGCGCCTGATCTACGGCGCGCGGATCTCGCTCTTCGTGGGTTTCGGCGCGGTGCTGCTCGGAAGCCTGATCGCCACGGTGCTCGGCGTCCTCTCCGCCTACTTCGGCGGGCGGCCGGACCTCGTCCTCCAGCGGGCTGTGGATGCGTGGATGGCGTTCCCACCGCTGCTCCTCCTGATGTCGATCATGTCGCTGGTGGGTCCGAGTGTGTGGAACATCACGGCGGTCCTCGGCGTCGCCTTCGGCATCCAGAACTCCCGGATCATCCGCGGGGTCGCGCTCTCCATCAAGGAGCACACGTACATCGAGGGGGCGAGGGCCGTCGGCTCCGGGCACCTCCGGATCACCGCGGGCCACATCCTTCCGAACGTGCTGCCGACCATCATCGTGGTGGCGACCACGGGGCTCTCCACCGTGATCCTCACCGAGGCGAGCCTCTCCTTCCTCGGGCTCGGGATCCCGCCGCCCTATCCGACGTGGGGCGGGATGCTCTCGCTGGCCGGGCTCGACCACATGTACCAGGCCCCCTGGCTCGCGATCTGGCCCGCCGTCGCGCTGTCGCTGGCGGTCTTCGGCTTCAACATGCTCGGTGACGCCCTTCGGGACTTGCTCGATCCCCGCCTCAAGGGCGGTTGA
- a CDS encoding ABC transporter permease: MMRQYILRRVALAVPTLVLVSLIVFLMMRLMPGDVATRMVEGHAYAPTLEALRKELGLDRPVHVQYLEWMAGVLKGDFGRSYWTRQPILEEFVLRFPVTLELAALTILISVVIGIFVGIVSAVRQDTLSDYVGRVLAILALSVPYFGLAVLVVVLPSIYFKWTPLWTYVPFTTDPLQNLKIMLVPALVFGVTRAGPIMRIMRSSLLDVLRQEYIRTGWSKGLSERTIVLRHALKNAMIPVISLVGLQTPLYIGGSVIIEAIFRLPGVGLFFFEALTRLDYPVVQSVNLIVAAMVVGLNLLIDLTYAFLDPRIRYR, translated from the coding sequence ATGATGAGGCAGTACATCCTCCGCCGGGTCGCCCTCGCGGTTCCCACGCTCGTCCTCGTGAGCCTCATCGTCTTCCTGATGATGCGGCTCATGCCCGGCGACGTGGCGACGCGCATGGTCGAGGGCCACGCCTACGCCCCGACGCTGGAAGCGCTCAGGAAGGAGCTGGGTCTGGACAGGCCGGTCCACGTCCAGTACCTGGAGTGGATGGCCGGCGTCCTGAAAGGGGACTTCGGGCGCTCCTACTGGACGCGCCAGCCGATCCTGGAGGAGTTCGTCCTGAGGTTCCCCGTGACGCTGGAGCTGGCGGCCCTCACCATCCTGATCTCGGTGGTCATCGGCATCTTCGTGGGGATCGTGTCGGCGGTGCGTCAGGACACGCTTTCCGATTACGTGGGTCGCGTTCTGGCGATCCTGGCGCTCTCGGTCCCCTACTTCGGCCTGGCCGTCCTCGTCGTGGTGCTCCCGTCCATCTACTTCAAGTGGACGCCGCTGTGGACCTATGTCCCGTTCACGACCGACCCCCTGCAGAACCTGAAGATCATGCTGGTCCCCGCGCTCGTCTTCGGCGTCACGCGGGCCGGGCCGATCATGCGCATCATGCGCTCTTCGCTCCTCGATGTCCTGCGGCAGGAGTACATCCGGACCGGCTGGTCGAAGGGGTTGAGCGAGCGGACGATCGTTCTGCGCCACGCCTTGAAGAACGCCATGATCCCCGTGATCAGCCTCGTCGGCCTGCAGACCCCGCTCTACATCGGCGGCTCGGTGATCATCGAGGCCATCTTCCGCCTGCCCGGCGTCGGGCTCTTCTTCTTCGAGGCCCTCACGCGCCTGGATTATCCCGTGGTCCAGTCCGTGAACCTGATCGTGGCGGCGATGGTGGTGGGCCTGAACCTCCTGATCGACCTCACCTATGCCTTTCTGGACCCCCGGATCCGCTACCGCTAG
- a CDS encoding ABC transporter substrate-binding protein, with protein sequence MFLARAVLLAFTFGLLAAPLASDAQQAGKLPRVGFLCPAAKAGPFLLSLGQGLREFGYVEGQNISIEARFAEEREERLPDLAAELVRLRVDILVPMGPAALRAAKRATNTIPIVMAGTADPVGIGLVASLARPGGNITGLTSLGPELAGKRLELLKEVLPGLRRIAVFWDPTEPEEIAEWKAYQVAAGALRLQLRSMEVRVLEDPEKAFSALTLEPVDALINTGWIGVTTRRARRTIEFAAINRLPVMGGRRSFVEAGGFISYAADYEELYRRAAAYMDKILKGAKPADLPVEEPRKFELVINVKTAKALGIKIPQSVLMRADQVIQ encoded by the coding sequence ATGTTCCTGGCCCGTGCCGTCCTCCTTGCCTTCACCTTCGGCCTGCTCGCCGCGCCGCTCGCGTCCGACGCGCAGCAGGCGGGCAAGCTCCCCAGGGTAGGGTTTCTATGCCCGGCCGCGAAGGCCGGTCCCTTTCTCCTTTCCCTGGGACAAGGTTTGCGGGAGTTCGGGTATGTGGAGGGCCAGAACATCAGCATCGAGGCCCGCTTCGCGGAAGAGAGGGAAGAGCGGCTTCCTGACCTAGCAGCGGAACTCGTCCGTCTAAGGGTTGACATCCTCGTTCCGATGGGTCCGGCAGCGCTCCGCGCGGCCAAGCGGGCGACGAACACGATCCCGATTGTGATGGCGGGTACAGCTGACCCGGTTGGCATCGGGCTTGTGGCAAGCCTTGCGCGGCCGGGCGGCAACATCACCGGCTTGACCTCGCTGGGCCCGGAATTGGCTGGGAAACGGCTGGAGCTGCTCAAGGAGGTTCTACCCGGGCTGCGGCGCATCGCGGTCTTCTGGGACCCGACGGAGCCGGAGGAGATCGCCGAGTGGAAAGCATACCAGGTTGCGGCTGGCGCCTTGAGGCTTCAGCTTCGATCCATGGAGGTGCGAGTGCTAGAGGATCCAGAAAAAGCATTTTCAGCGCTAACTCTGGAGCCAGTGGACGCGCTCATCAACACAGGATGGATCGGCGTCACCACTCGTCGCGCAAGACGCACTATCGAGTTCGCGGCGATCAATCGGCTTCCGGTGATGGGCGGCCGTAGGAGTTTTGTCGAGGCCGGCGGATTCATCTCTTACGCCGCGGACTACGAGGAGTTGTACCGGCGTGCTGCCGCCTATATGGACAAGATCCTGAAAGGTGCCAAGCCGGCCGATCTGCCCGTGGAAGAGCCCAGGAAGTTCGAGCTGGTCATCAATGTCAAGACGGCCAAGGCCCTCGGGATCAAGATCCCGCAGTCCGTCCTCATGCGGGCTGACCAGGTGATCCAGTGA
- a CDS encoding type II toxin-antitoxin system HicA family toxin, with protein sequence MTPRLPALRPTEVIRALERAGFFLHHTTGSHHYFKHPDKPHLRVTVPVHPGDLKRRVLASIIKQAGLTTEEFLRFL encoded by the coding sequence ATGACGCCGCGCCTGCCAGCGCTCAGGCCCACGGAAGTCATCCGGGCCCTGGAGCGGGCTGGCTTTTTCCTCCACCACACTACAGGCAGCCACCACTACTTCAAGCATCCCGACAAGCCCCACCTGCGGGTGACGGTTCCCGTTCATCCCGGCGACCTCAAGCGGCGCGTTCTCGCCTCGATCATCAAGCAGGCCGGGCTCACCACCGAGGAGTTCCTCCGGTTCCTCTAA
- a CDS encoding type II toxin-antitoxin system HicB family antitoxin, translating into MREIATLKRCCAVLTPWRETVGGYEYSYTVLFEPAEEGGYVVTCPALPGVVTQGETLEEARAMAADAIRGYLESLIKDGLPIPPDTSPEPIKEKVTVVLQAA; encoded by the coding sequence ATGCGGGAAATTGCTACGCTGAAGAGGTGCTGTGCAGTCCTTACTCCCTGGAGGGAAACGGTGGGAGGATACGAGTACAGCTACACGGTGCTCTTCGAACCGGCTGAAGAGGGCGGCTACGTCGTTACCTGCCCGGCGCTGCCAGGGGTGGTGACCCAGGGAGAGACCCTGGAAGAGGCGCGAGCGATGGCGGCGGACGCCATCCGGGGGTACCTGGAGAGCCTCATCAAAGATGGCCTGCCCATCCCGCCGGATACCAGCCCGGAGCCGATCAAGGAGAAGGTCACGGTTGTGCTCCAAGCGGCATGA
- a CDS encoding ABC transporter substrate-binding protein: MGLLVSIIPSPPVGERVRVRGTTLALIVSLAITLLSGPVAADAQQAGKVPQIGFLAAVTPLQPNLDAFRQGLRERGYVEGQNLAIEYRFAEGKYERLPGLASELVQLKVDVIVVLGTPPALAAKDATRTTPIVMLAVGDPVGTELVTSLARPGGNITGVSLLAPELVGKQLQLLTEAVPKVSRVAILSNPRHALHPLMLRETEVPARELGVQLQILEVRSPNEFDSTFSAVTRERAAGLLVLPDPMFFRHRTRIADLAAKHRLPWVGAEREYAEAGGLMSYAWSLAERHHRTAYFVDRILKGAKPADLPVEQPTKFELVVNLKTAKALGLTIPQAVLIRADHVIQ; the protein is encoded by the coding sequence GTGGGACTGCTCGTGTCGATCATCCCCTCTCCCCCAGTGGGGGAGAGGGTGAGGGTGAGGGGGACAACGCTCGCGCTCATCGTCTCCCTCGCGATTACCCTCCTTTCGGGGCCGGTCGCCGCCGACGCGCAGCAAGCAGGGAAGGTTCCCCAGATAGGTTTCTTGGCCGCAGTCACCCCTTTGCAGCCCAACCTCGACGCATTCCGGCAAGGGCTTCGCGAGCGCGGCTACGTAGAGGGCCAGAACCTTGCCATCGAGTACCGATTCGCCGAGGGCAAGTACGAACGACTCCCTGGCCTCGCGTCCGAACTGGTGCAGCTCAAGGTTGACGTCATTGTCGTGCTGGGTACGCCACCGGCCCTGGCCGCCAAGGACGCGACCAGGACGACCCCCATCGTCATGCTGGCGGTTGGCGATCCGGTTGGGACCGAACTCGTCACCAGCCTTGCACGACCGGGCGGGAACATCACGGGGGTGTCCCTGCTTGCTCCAGAGCTAGTCGGAAAACAGCTGCAGCTCCTGACGGAAGCCGTCCCAAAGGTTTCCCGTGTGGCCATCCTCAGCAATCCGCGCCATGCCCTCCACCCCCTCATGTTAAGAGAGACGGAGGTTCCGGCCCGTGAGTTGGGCGTCCAACTTCAAATCCTCGAGGTGCGAAGCCCCAATGAGTTCGACAGCACGTTCTCGGCGGTGACCAGAGAGCGCGCGGCTGGGCTCCTCGTGCTGCCTGACCCGATGTTCTTTCGTCACCGAACACGGATCGCAGACCTTGCGGCAAAACACCGCCTGCCATGGGTGGGCGCGGAGAGGGAGTATGCGGAGGCAGGCGGCCTCATGAGCTATGCGTGGAGCCTGGCCGAGAGGCACCACCGCACGGCATACTTCGTGGACAGGATCCTGAAGGGCGCCAAGCCCGCCGACCTGCCGGTGGAGCAGCCCACGAAGTTCGAACTGGTCGTGAACCTCAAGACGGCGAAGGCCCTCGGCCTGACGATCCCGCAAGCCGTGCTCATCCGAGCGGATCACGTGATCCAGTAG
- a CDS encoding ABC transporter substrate-binding protein, whose product MARRIALGVFLQLLIVFLIAQPALAQQPKRGGVLRMAVREAPNLDPHLSVSFLTHSYISLAYSQLVRFPNGPEQKHPADFAIVPDLAEKWEYKTPTTLVFSLRKGVKFHNKPPVIGREVTAEDVKYSLERFMAKSGFRARFEPVQSIEVVDRYTVRVTLKEPFAPFLNHLANPSFTAILPREAEEKFKNFNHPDAVIGTGPFVLKSYEKGVKATFERNPDYFMKGLPYLDGVVLEITPDASARVSLLRAAKVELAHIWGWLSPEQAKPLKQTNPEMVMTPHVVIGQGKIYMRTDQPPFSDARVRRAISLAIDRKAWNDALLYGEGCIDAGPVPCAMKEWKLDASKLEPAKAKYLIGYDPNEAKQLLAQAGFPKGFTTPMFHWPGYTPPWRSYYELAADNLGKIGITAELKPEEYGKYISTTYLGKFEKMAMGPVTPFTEVDDWLYGVFFPEQPNNRSHVADAELNKLLVAQRRELDPKRRKEIVDEIQRHLADKAYYVYVPTAPQYVSHPPHVKGFLHHEGYGLGLRLMYAWLDR is encoded by the coding sequence ATGGCCCGACGAATCGCCCTCGGGGTGTTTCTCCAGCTCTTGATTGTATTTCTGATCGCGCAGCCCGCGCTTGCCCAACAGCCGAAGCGGGGCGGGGTTCTCCGGATGGCAGTGCGGGAGGCCCCGAACCTGGATCCCCACCTTTCCGTGAGCTTCCTCACCCACTCCTACATCAGCCTGGCCTACAGCCAGCTGGTCCGCTTCCCCAACGGCCCCGAGCAGAAGCACCCGGCTGATTTCGCAATCGTCCCTGATCTGGCGGAGAAGTGGGAGTACAAGACTCCCACGACGCTGGTGTTCTCTCTTCGCAAGGGTGTGAAGTTCCACAACAAGCCCCCGGTCATCGGCCGCGAGGTCACCGCGGAGGACGTTAAGTACTCCCTCGAGCGCTTCATGGCCAAGTCGGGCTTCAGGGCGCGGTTCGAACCGGTGCAGTCCATCGAGGTTGTGGACCGGTACACGGTCCGGGTCACCCTCAAGGAACCCTTCGCCCCGTTCCTGAACCACCTGGCGAACCCGAGCTTCACCGCCATCCTGCCCCGCGAGGCCGAGGAGAAGTTCAAGAACTTCAACCATCCCGACGCCGTGATCGGCACCGGCCCGTTCGTCTTGAAGTCCTACGAGAAGGGTGTCAAAGCCACGTTCGAGCGGAACCCGGATTACTTCATGAAGGGGCTCCCGTATCTGGACGGCGTGGTGCTCGAGATCACGCCCGATGCGTCCGCACGCGTGTCGCTGCTGAGAGCCGCGAAGGTCGAGCTGGCCCACATCTGGGGGTGGTTGAGCCCTGAGCAGGCGAAGCCGCTCAAGCAGACCAACCCGGAGATGGTGATGACGCCGCACGTCGTGATCGGCCAGGGAAAGATCTATATGCGCACCGACCAGCCGCCCTTCAGCGACGCGCGCGTCCGCCGCGCGATCTCGCTCGCCATCGACCGGAAGGCGTGGAACGACGCCCTCCTCTACGGCGAGGGGTGCATTGACGCGGGGCCGGTCCCGTGCGCGATGAAGGAGTGGAAGCTCGATGCCTCGAAGCTCGAGCCGGCCAAGGCCAAATACCTGATCGGCTACGACCCGAACGAGGCGAAGCAGCTCCTTGCGCAGGCCGGCTTCCCCAAGGGCTTCACCACGCCGATGTTCCACTGGCCGGGCTACACGCCGCCGTGGCGGAGCTACTACGAGCTGGCGGCCGACAACCTGGGGAAGATCGGCATCACCGCGGAGCTGAAGCCGGAGGAGTACGGCAAGTACATCTCCACCACCTACCTCGGCAAGTTCGAGAAGATGGCGATGGGCCCCGTGACACCCTTCACCGAGGTGGACGACTGGCTCTACGGAGTGTTCTTCCCCGAGCAGCCTAACAACCGGAGCCACGTGGCCGACGCCGAGCTGAACAAGCTGCTCGTCGCCCAGCGCCGGGAGCTTGACCCGAAGCGGCGGAAGGAGATCGTCGACGAGATCCAGCGCCACCTGGCCGACAAGGCCTACTACGTCTACGTCCCGACCGCGCCCCAGTACGTCTCGCACCCGCCCCACGTGAAGGGCTTTCTGCACCACGAGGGCTACGGCCTGGGGCTCCGGCTCATGTACGCCTGGCTCGACCGGTGA